From the genome of Halorussus caseinilyticus, one region includes:
- a CDS encoding 2-oxoacid:ferredoxin oxidoreductase subunit beta, translating to MSSDIRFTDFKSDKQPTWCPGCGDFGTMNGMMKALANTGNDPDNTFVVAGIGCSGKIGTYMHSYALHGVHGRALPVGTGVKLANPDLEVMVAGGDGDGYSIGAGHFIHAVRRNVDMTYVVMDNRIYGLTKGQASPTSREDFETSTTPEGPKQPPVNPLALALSAGGSFIAQSFSTDAQRHTEIVQKAIEHDGFGFVNVFSPCVTFNDVDTYDYFRDSIVDLAEEDHDPTDRDAAKTKILDADKEYQGVLYQNEESVPYSELHGLDSNMADIPDGAPEDAMDLVREFY from the coding sequence ATGAGTTCTGACATTCGATTCACGGACTTCAAGTCCGACAAACAGCCGACGTGGTGCCCCGGATGCGGCGACTTCGGCACGATGAACGGCATGATGAAGGCGCTGGCGAACACGGGCAACGACCCCGACAACACCTTCGTCGTGGCGGGCATCGGCTGTTCCGGCAAAATCGGCACCTACATGCACAGCTACGCGCTTCACGGCGTCCACGGCCGCGCGCTCCCCGTGGGGACGGGCGTCAAGCTCGCCAACCCCGACCTCGAAGTGATGGTCGCGGGCGGCGACGGCGACGGTTACTCCATCGGCGCGGGTCACTTCATCCACGCGGTCCGCCGGAACGTGGACATGACCTACGTCGTCATGGACAACCGCATCTACGGCCTGACCAAGGGGCAGGCCTCGCCGACCTCGCGCGAGGACTTCGAGACTTCGACCACGCCCGAGGGACCGAAGCAACCGCCGGTCAACCCCCTCGCGCTGGCGCTCTCGGCGGGCGGTAGCTTCATCGCCCAGTCGTTCTCGACGGACGCCCAGCGCCACACCGAAATCGTCCAGAAGGCCATCGAACACGACGGCTTCGGCTTCGTGAACGTCTTCAGTCCGTGCGTGACGTTCAACGACGTGGACACCTACGACTACTTCCGCGACTCCATCGTGGACCTCGCCGAGGAGGACCACGACCCGACCGACCGAGACGCGGCGAAGACGAAGATTCTCGACGCCGACAAGGAGTATCAGGGCGTCCTCTACCAGAACGAGGAGAGCGTTCCCTACTCGGAACTCCACGGTCTCGACTCGAACATGGCCGACATTCCGGACGGCGCGCCCGAGGACGCGATGGACCTCGTGCGCGAGTTCTACTGA